Sequence from the Methanomassiliicoccales archaeon genome:
TTCAGTTGCCCCTTCCCGATCACATAAACGAGACAAAGGTTCTCAACCGTATCGATCCTGAGAAGGATGTTGATGGATTTCATCCCGTCAATGTAGGACGAATGCTGATCGGTGATCCTGGATTTTTGCCATGTACGCCTCATGGGATTCAGGAACTTTTGATAAGGAGCGGCAATAGTCCTGAGGGGAAACATGTCGTAGTCGTCGGGAGAAGCAATATCGTTGGGAAACCTGTTGCCGCGATACTGATGCAGAAAAAGAAGGGCGCAAATGCAACAGTTACAGTTTGTCACTCGAGGACAAAGGATCTTCCCTCGGTGACGAGGATGGGAGATATTCTCATTGCGGCTATGGGCGTCCCAGAGTTCATCAAGGCGGATATGGTTAAGGAGGGTGCCGTCGTTATCGATGTCGGCGTCAACAGGGTTGAGGATCCAAGCTCAAAGAAAGGGTATAAATTGGTAGGCGACGTCGATTTCGAGGCTGTGAAGGAAAAGGCATCTGCCATTACGCCTGTGCCCGGTGGCGTAGGCCCGATGACGATCGTCATGTTGATGAAAAACACCGTTTTGTCCGCAGAGAAAACATTGGCCTGAAACGTAGAAACCGTCTAGTGGAGTGATATCAATGACGAATAGACCATGTGATATCGTAGATCTAGCAGGCAAAGCAGGTGTTTACAAATCCAAACTGTCGCCCGGCAATTTGCTTCTTCGTGGATTTATGGCCGGTCTCTACATTGCCGTTGGTGCTGCTCTTGCTACTGTCTGTTCAACTGGTGTTGCGAATTATCTGGGCGCTGGGATAGGAAAATTGGTTGCTGGCGCTGTTTTCCCGGTAGGTCTCATTGCCATTGTATTGACAGGTATGGAGCTCTTCACAGGCGATGCCATGCTTGTGCCGATGGCGGCGATGATGAAGCTTGTCACATGGAAGCGCGTTTTTTATGTGTGGGTTTTCGTTTACATTGGAAACTTCATTGGTTCACTGTTTTGGGCGTTCCTCATGGCCGTAGGGCCATTGCAAACTGGTGACATTTCTGCTGTTTCTGGCAATGCGGTTTCTGAAAGTGGCTTCTATCTGAATGCATTTGGTGTTAATGCGATCAACATCGCTGCTGCAAAGACGCTCACATATAAGGCTGCCGGTGGGCTAATGGGGATGACGTCTGTGTTCATGAACGCCATTGCGTGTAATCTACTCGTCAATGTCGCAATTCTGCTTGCGCTTTCATCAAAGGAGATGATCGGAAAATTCTTCGGAATTTGGTTCCCGATCATGGCATTCGTTGCGAGCGGATTTGAGCACTGTGTTGCTAACATGTACTTCATTCCCGCCGGCATGATGGCGCTAGCGATGCACCCTGAGTATTCGCTGCCGGCGAACACACTGCTAGCACATTACGGAGGAATTACAGTCAGCGACTTCCTTATCTGGAATCTGATACCCGCGACGATCGGTAACATCATCGGTGGATTCCTTTTCGTTGGCGTCGTGTACTTCTATGCATTCCGTAGTGAACTGCCAACGGTCTGTCCATCCGAAGTTCCAGGTGCTCAGGCGAGGAAAGAGGAAATGAACAAATGACAAGCGTATCGAAATTGGCACTCCTGGTTGTCGCCTTTTGGGCGGCACTGGTCCTCTGGGTCTTTATCGCGACCCAGGACCTATCGTTTCTTTTGCTCGGTCTTTTCATGGTCATCATCCTTTACTTGATCCCGTTGATGATGAGTAAGATGAACAGGTCGGCGTTCAAAAAACTGGCAGAAGAATATCGAGATGGGGCGATCAGGAAAAGGATTCGGGACCTCTCGCTCGCAGACGTCGGAAACGTGGTCACCACCGAGGGATCGGTAGAGCGCCGGAGTCTACTATGGCTCTCGAGACCGAGATATCTGATTTCAGATGGCGGCAACAGTGTGACTGCAATGGCTCTTTTCGCCCCAGCCGATAAAATTGAGATCGGAGACCGCGTCAGAATTCTCGGTACGGTGACGAGGAGTCTGATAAAACCCGGTGAAATTACGATTACCGTTTTTGAAATCGAAAAAATCGATCGGTCATACTGACTTTAATTAGATCGCCTACCTGGCGCAAATCGGAACATCTCATTTTTTTCAGGAAAAAACTTAAGCAATCATATCGGATTCATCATCCGAAATGCTAAGGGAATGCAAATCACACGGTTACTTCCGAGGCGAAGCCTGCCCGATCTGCGGTGAAAAGGGTCGATTTCT
This genomic interval carries:
- the folD gene encoding bifunctional methylenetetrahydrofolate dehydrogenase/methenyltetrahydrofolate cyclohydrolase FolD; translated protein: MARNKVVTMVARLIDGNEIAAQIREELKAKIADLKSKGVTPGLAVILVGEDPASQVYVRMKGKACEELGLYSETIRLPANYPEDALLKLIDDLNANPKIHGILVQLPLPDHINETKVLNRIDPEKDVDGFHPVNVGRMLIGDPGFLPCTPHGIQELLIRSGNSPEGKHVVVVGRSNIVGKPVAAILMQKKKGANATVTVCHSRTKDLPSVTRMGDILIAAMGVPEFIKADMVKEGAVVIDVGVNRVEDPSSKKGYKLVGDVDFEAVKEKASAITPVPGGVGPMTIVMLMKNTVLSAEKTLA
- a CDS encoding formate/nitrite transporter family protein; protein product: MTNRPCDIVDLAGKAGVYKSKLSPGNLLLRGFMAGLYIAVGAALATVCSTGVANYLGAGIGKLVAGAVFPVGLIAIVLTGMELFTGDAMLVPMAAMMKLVTWKRVFYVWVFVYIGNFIGSLFWAFLMAVGPLQTGDISAVSGNAVSESGFYLNAFGVNAINIAAAKTLTYKAAGGLMGMTSVFMNAIACNLLVNVAILLALSSKEMIGKFFGIWFPIMAFVASGFEHCVANMYFIPAGMMALAMHPEYSLPANTLLAHYGGITVSDFLIWNLIPATIGNIIGGFLFVGVVYFYAFRSELPTVCPSEVPGAQARKEEMNK